The following is a genomic window from Brevibacterium limosum.
GGATCCGGGCCGGCTCATCCCCACGGTGCGCTCCACCGCTTTGGCTCGGTGCAATCCGCTGACGAAGACCGGTGTCGCGCTCATCCTCATGGTGGCAGCGCTGCTGAGCATCGATCTGGTCTCTGCCGGGGTGGTGCTGCTCGCAACAGTGCTGGCGCTGCCGGCGACGGGGCTCGATCTGGTCGCCGCGGCCAAGCGGCTGTGGTTCCTCCCGGCGGGTGCTCTGCTCGCCGCCTGGGGCACGGCTCTGTTGGCGGAGAAGACCGGAGACGTGGTCGTCGACTTCGGACCCGTTCTGTTCACCACGGGTTCGTTGGCCGCGGCCGCGGCGATCTTCGTCCGTGCACTGGCCCTGGCGATTCCGCTCATCGTGCTCGCGTCGACGATCGATCCGCGCGATCTGTCCGATGCGCTCATTCAGCATCTGCGTCTGCCCGAGGTCGTCGTGGTCTCCGTCCTGGCGGCGTCCCGTCTGCTCGGACTGCTCGTCAGTGAGTGGCAGGTGCTGGCGATGGCCAGGCGGGCCCGAGGCGTCGCCCGCGGTTCGCTGCTGCGGCGCACGAGCAGCCTCTTCAGCGGGGTGTTCGTTCTGCTCGTCGTCTCGATTCGCCGGGCAACGACCTTGGCGATGGCGATGGAGGGCCGGGCATTCGGCCGACCGGGGCGCACCTGGCGCAGACAGTCCACCTTCGCGGCTCGAGACTACGCGGCGCTGCTCATCAGCCTGGCTGTCTGTGGGATCGCGGTCGGTGCTGCTCACCTGCTCGGAGTATGGAACCCGATCATCGGCTGAGACGAAGGCGCATCGTCGGAGCGGCTGCGCTTCCGAACAGTCAGAGCTGTTTGAGGAAGTCCTTGCCGAAGCCCCGCCATTCCTCAAGGGCTTCGGGACTGGGCAGCTTTGACACGGTGAGGACGAAGAGGGTCTTGCCCTCGGATTTCGTCTCGGCGGCGGCTTCGACCTTGATGCCGCCGTCGAGGTCGGCCCGCCAGAAGGAGCGCTTCGCCGTCTCCGAGGTGCGGGGTTCACCGTCGAGGGCCACCTCGTTGAGGGTGGACTCGATCAGGGAGGCGAACTTAACGATGAGTTCGGAACGGTCGCCGGGGATCGTGCGGGACACGGCGACGTCGAAGGTGCCATCGGCACGCTGACCGGGCACGCGACGACCGATCTCCTGCTCATAGGCCACGACTGCGCCCTGGACCCACCAGCCGTGGCTGTCGACTCTGCCCTCGAACTGGGGGTAGAGAGCGTCGGCGAGCTCTTTGTGGCTCGCCGACGCGCCCCCGGCCGCTTCGAGGCGAGCGCAGGTGTCTTCCCACTTCTCGCCGAGGGCCTTTTCGATTGCCGGAATGTTCATCCCCTTGGTCGCCATGGCAGGAGTCTAGTCGCTCACTCGACCGGGGATGAAGGTGCGGCGGGCGATCAGTCGATCTTGAGTTCGCCCATCTCGTCCCAGCCTTCGCCGTCGATCTTGCGGGAGATGATCTTCGGGGTCGAGACCAGATGCGGGCGCATCGCTTCGAGACCGGCGGCGAAATGATCGCTGGTCACGTGCGGTTCGGCTCCTTCGTCGGTGAACGCTTCGACGAGGACGAACTCGTTCGGGTTCTCCAGGCTCTTCGACCATTCGAAGAAGAGATTGCCGGGTTCGGCGCGGGTCGCCTCGGTGAAGGCCCGAACGGCCTCGGGGAACTTCTCGACGCTTTCGGGTTTCACGTCATACTTCACGACGATGAAGATCATGGTGGTCTCTCCTTCAGCTGATCAGTTATGCGGGTCGTTCCCAGCTTAGTTCGGACGCACCTGCGAATCGACCGGACTACAGCCTTTCGGCGATGAGGACGAGGAAGTCGCTGTCGGAGTCGAAGGGGCGCAGTTCCCAGGTCGAGAACTTCTGCTCGACGAACATCCCCGTGGCCTTGACGTCGTCGATGAATTCGTCGAAGTCGTAGCCGCGGCCTGCTCCGAAGCCCGAGACGAAGCGACCGCCGTGCTTGAGCGTTGATTTGATGTTGCCCAGGGTCTGTCGCCGGGAGGCCGGGTCGAGGAAGGACAGGACGTTTCCGGCGCAGAAGGCCACGTCGATCTCGTTGACCCCGGCACCGGCGAAGTCGAAGTCGGCGAGGTCGCCGGTGTGCCATTCACCGCTGGGGAAGTCCTCCTCGGCGACGGAGATGAGGAATTCGTCGAGGTCGACGCCGAAGACAGTGTGTCCTTCATCGATGAGCAGTCCGCCCGCCCGGCCGGTTCCGCAGCCCGCGTCGAGGATGCGAGAGCCTCGCGGAGCCATGGCGTTGACGAACCTAGCCTCCCCGCCGATGTCGTGACCGGCGGCGGCGAGATCTCGCCACCGCTGCGCGTAATTCGCCGAATGGTCGGGGTTGGCCCTGCGTACTCTGTTCCACTGATGGTCGAAGCTCATGACCTCATCCTAGGCCGGAACCTCATGCGAAGACGTCGGCGACCACCTCGGCGACGGCTCGGACCGGATCACTGGGATCCGGGGAGGTCAGCACGATGATCTCTCGTCCGCCCGCCTCGGTGACGGGGTGGAGGTCGACATCGGGCCCGCCCAACGACATCATGATCGGCGTCGCCAGGGTCAGACCGAGCCCGGTTCCGGCGAGCGCCAGTGCGACCGCGGTGTCGGTGACGATGTGGGTCTCCTTCGCATTGATTCCCAGCGCCGAGGTGGCCAACCGCATCGCTCGGCCGAAGAGCTCATCGGCAGGCGGGAGGATCCAATCGGCGTCGGCCAGATCGGCATTGCCGGGTCGGGGCGTCCCCGCGGGGACGACGATGCCGAAGTCCTCGTCCGCCACGGCCTCCCAGCGCAGTCCGCGCATCGGCGGCAGCGGTACGGCCGGATAGTTGATTCCGATGCCTAAGTCGATGACTCCGTCGATCACGGCCGCCGACATGGTTTCGACGTTGATCTCCCGCGCCCGGACCTCGATATGCGGATGACGCTGCGCCAGTTCCCGCACCACCTTCGGCAGCGCCGTCGTCGACGCGGACCCGAAGACGCCGAGGGTGACCATGGCTTCGCTGCGGAAGTTCCGACCGAGCATCGCCATCTCCGCCTGCTGCTGAGCGGCGAGGATGTTCCGGGCTCTGGGCAAGAGGGTCCGCCCGGCCTCAGCGAGGACGAGACCACGACCGCGTCGCCGGAACAGATCGGAAGCGACGACCTTGCGCAGCGCGGAGATGTGCTGGGACACGGCACCGACGCTGTAGCCGAGATGGTCGGCCGCCCGCGTCATCGATCCGAGTTCGGCCACAGCGACGAAGGTGCGCAGCTGTCCGAGCGTCCATGTCATACCAGCACTCCTCTGTCTTTAGATTTCTTGAACACGGTGTTCACAAACTCTCCCTTGCCCTTAAGTGTGGTGGCAACCACAATGAAGTCAAGGCACAATGGCCGACATCGTCGTCGGCCTTCTCCGCTGCCGAGGCGATCAACGGCGGTCGCCTCGGCGGCAGACAGCGAGGTGAACCATGGAATCCACAACCGCATCGACCACCGCACCAGACCCGACCGGAACCCTGCCCGCCGAGGCCTCGGTCGTCATCATCGGCGCCGGCGTCATGGGAGCAGCCATCGCTTTCCATCTGGCCGAACGCGGAGTCGAGGACATAGTCATCGTCGAACGCGACACTCCCGGAGCCGGATCGACGTCGAAGGCCGCCGGAGGGGTGCGCTGCCAGTTCTCCGACGAGGTCAACATCGCCTTGGCCGCCCGCGGGCTCGAGGTGCTGCGGAACTTCGAGGACGATTTCGGCGTCGACATCGATCTGGTCAGCAACGGCTACCTGTTCCTCCTCGACTCCGACGAGTGCGCACAGACCTTCGCCGCGAATGTGGCCCTGCAACAGAAGATGGGGCTTGATTCGCGGATGCTCACCGTCGCCGAGGTGGCCGAGCTGGCCCCGTACGTCGACACCGAGGGGCTGGTGGCCGGGGCCTTCAACCCCGGCGACGGCCACTGCACACCGGAGGCCGTCGTCGCAGGCTTCGTCACCGCCGCCCGCGAGCGCGGAGTCACGGTGGTCAAGCACTGTGAGGTCACCGGGTTCGACACCGACGGCGGGACGGATCGCAGGGTCGCCTCGGTGGTCACGAATCAGGGCACGATCAATTGCGAACAGGTCGTCGTCGCGGCGGGAGCCTGGTCCGGGCCCATCGGAGACATGGCCGGGGTCGACCTGCCGGTGAAGCCCTTGAGGCGGGAGATCATGGTCTCCGAACCCGTCGGCTTCGATACCTCGCGGATGCCCTTCACGAT
Proteins encoded in this region:
- a CDS encoding energy-coupling factor transporter transmembrane component T family protein, with the translated sequence MSESRDQHVRPSPEVAFEDPGRLIPTVRSTALARCNPLTKTGVALILMVAALLSIDLVSAGVVLLATVLALPATGLDLVAAAKRLWFLPAGALLAAWGTALLAEKTGDVVVDFGPVLFTTGSLAAAAAIFVRALALAIPLIVLASTIDPRDLSDALIQHLRLPEVVVVSVLAASRLLGLLVSEWQVLAMARRARGVARGSLLRRTSSLFSGVFVLLVVSIRRATTLAMAMEGRAFGRPGRTWRRQSTFAARDYAALLISLAVCGIAVGAAHLLGVWNPIIG
- a CDS encoding LysR family transcriptional regulator translates to MTWTLGQLRTFVAVAELGSMTRAADHLGYSVGAVSQHISALRKVVASDLFRRRGRGLVLAEAGRTLLPRARNILAAQQQAEMAMLGRNFRSEAMVTLGVFGSASTTALPKVVRELAQRHPHIEVRAREINVETMSAAVIDGVIDLGIGINYPAVPLPPMRGLRWEAVADEDFGIVVPAGTPRPGNADLADADWILPPADELFGRAMRLATSALGINAKETHIVTDTAVALALAGTGLGLTLATPIMMSLGGPDVDLHPVTEAGGREIIVLTSPDPSDPVRAVAEVVADVFA
- a CDS encoding NAD(P)/FAD-dependent oxidoreductase, with the protein product MESTTASTTAPDPTGTLPAEASVVIIGAGVMGAAIAFHLAERGVEDIVIVERDTPGAGSTSKAAGGVRCQFSDEVNIALAARGLEVLRNFEDDFGVDIDLVSNGYLFLLDSDECAQTFAANVALQQKMGLDSRMLTVAEVAELAPYVDTEGLVAGAFNPGDGHCTPEAVVAGFVTAARERGVTVVKHCEVTGFDTDGGTDRRVASVVTNQGTINCEQVVVAAGAWSGPIGDMAGVDLPVKPLRREIMVSEPVGFDTSRMPFTIDFSTSYYVHPEGSGLLFGCPDEVDDWSFNDKRDPNWLATLAEHIEARTPDLGDVEAGHGWAGLYEMTPDHNALIGEAEELPGFFYACGFSGHGFLMGPAVGEVVADLMTGRTPFVDVTPMDKRRFTTTGLRKELNVI
- a CDS encoding class I SAM-dependent methyltransferase, which encodes MSFDHQWNRVRRANPDHSANYAQRWRDLAAAGHDIGGEARFVNAMAPRGSRILDAGCGTGRAGGLLIDEGHTVFGVDLDEFLISVAEEDFPSGEWHTGDLADFDFAGAGVNEIDVAFCAGNVLSFLDPASRRQTLGNIKSTLKHGGRFVSGFGAGRGYDFDEFIDDVKATGMFVEQKFSTWELRPFDSDSDFLVLIAERL
- a CDS encoding putative quinol monooxygenase — translated: MIFIVVKYDVKPESVEKFPEAVRAFTEATRAEPGNLFFEWSKSLENPNEFVLVEAFTDEGAEPHVTSDHFAAGLEAMRPHLVSTPKIISRKIDGEGWDEMGELKID